The genomic DNA TAACGGGGGGGGGTATGAATTGCAGGATTGCAGTGGTGAAGGGGGGGTATGAATAGCAGATTGCATTACCCGCTGCCAGCCAGTAGGTGGAGTAACGTGGGCTCCTGTACAGAGTATATGGAATCCTACCTATCGACACTAAACGGATGGATTCAGGGCAATAAACAGTTAATCGCTGAGACTCTCAGTCCTGATTCCTGCCTCTGAGGTAGAAGTTGCTGGACCAGTTTTTCCAGCAGTGATCACAGACACAAAAGATTTCCATGAATGGCCACAGCTAAAACATTGGGCCATCATTGTGTGACTTCAGTAGGGGGTCATCTTGTGTCCCCCTTCCATTATATCCCATCATAGGtattgagctgcagtaccagatacAGCCTATGGCAAGGCGTGGCGCTATTTTAGGAGGAAAGTAGCTGTCTTTCAAATTCTAAATAATCCTTCAAGAATACTTGAGAATCAGTCTGATCAATGACTTTTGTCTTCTAGATGTCCGCAATGATGAAGTGTCACCATCGAAAACCAAGGAAAAATGGTCGCCCTCCTACTCCACCATTTCCACAAATAATGTAGTGGAACGAACAGGGAGCAATGAGTCCCAGATGGCACATGCCAATGTTTTCAGCAGTGGACATGAGGACGGCGTAGTGCTAGAACCagtgccatccatccatcccgtcTCTGACCTGCCACTGTCTCCAGATCTTCCTCTCCCTCATCACGTCATAGACTCTATACAGATTCATGCAGACCTACAACAACCTGACGCAGATTCTGCTTATTCTTCTGTGTCCTACCGTGAGGAACATCAGCGTCATGTGACAATATCTCCTCCATCCCCCAGCATATCCAGCATGGGTAGGTCTCAGTGTGTCTGCTAATTTCTATAAAGGTCATTTGTGTAGTAATTGCAGAATATATCACCAGGCATTTGTCAAAGAGGAGACAATAACAATGTAATACAGATCTCTACAGCTTAGTGACGTAATATCCTTTTTAATATATTACAATATATAAAATGTATCTGTCAGATAGGTAGATATCAGAAGCTTCAGTGGTTTTTTTCTGTTCAATACTTTATATACTGGGCACCGCAATGGGGTCCACTTACACCCCTAATCAAGGTTTTAGGAAGTcatactctgatttctgttgtgtttttgttttttttaactacttCTTTGTCACGGTGTAACCATATCATTTGCTGAATTTTTAGAGACAGATATGGGAGTCGATCCTGAGACAGGGGAACGTGCCATGGAATAACAGTGGCTTTCATGAAGTTGCAATGAATCGAGAACATCAATCTTGTGTATAACACTCAATGAGACCACAAACATAATAATGAGAATATCCAGCTGCCAATGAACAGTTGGTAAAGTATTCGCTTCTTGTGTCTCTTGAGTTGCCATCTTCACAAACTGTAAACACTGGACATTAACCATCAATGTTCTATGGGGAGACAGACCAATTTTACCTATTACGGAAGCCATTTCCCCACTAGACAGTAGAAGGACCCTGCTTGAAACCTTCAAGATGTGCTTTTTGTAAGACTTTGTTACAGATGGTCTGTTGGTGGCCAGAAGCTAAAATAACGACCACAATCAGACGCGTTTACGTAGGAAAATGgattattaataaaaataatagGCCTCATGTATATGCACTACATCAGAAGAGGTCATCTTGTAGAGAGTTTTGCTTTGGGTGGAGGGAAGATGAGTTTTTTTCGTTTTAAAGGATTCTTGGTTTGGTGCATGGACCGACCAATGAGCACAAACTATGCGCGGGTCTCAATCTGAATTTGACAGTCATAAATGCCTATGAGACTGTTGAGTTTGACAGAAGACCCACAAACAATACTGTGCATTGGGGTCCATGCTCAGCCAGAGATCCATGGAAGTCTGCATGAGCCCTTAATTCAGTTTCAacatccatgtttaatcaggtacaagccacatgcatggGTATGGTCACGCGTGCGacatgtgtttgcatacgtgtgacacgtatcaGAGAAAACactggtctttgaaataaaaagactttctatactcacctgtatccagtgctgctttcttcggctctgctgtcacttgcCTCTGCCccctgctcattatattcattgattattcactgcacctcggacctggaagcaggagcatcactAGGGACAGCATCGCcgctgacaggtgagtatccagtaagcagtgtgtgtgcagtgattctAGAAGGTCAtccgagttcccaatgaactctgatgacgccCCCGCTACAGCAGGTGTCacgacggtgacttcacgggttcatcagagttcattgggaactctgatgagctCCTggggtcactgcacacacactgcttgctggatactcacctgtcaccgacgATGCTCCCGCTTCCAGGTCTGAGGTGcaatgaatattcaatgagcataagtagtgggggtcaggagcgggagacagcagagccgaagaccgcAGCGCTGGAtgcaagtaaatatagaaaatatttttatttcaaagacacatgttttctccgctacgtgtcacacggatttcatcagtgtgcgatctgtgtgacaccgCGATGTCGGAGAAAAAACGAACATGTCTCCATGTGTACGTGCGGGgccacacagtccatgtgaaaacgtGGACGTGTGTGTAATTCCAGAGAAtatcatgggtacgtgtggcatctgtgttagaaatgaatgtcacacatacctgaaacatggacgtctgaaaccggcctaagtttGTTACAAAAGCAGGTGACATTATCCATTTCATATCTCTTGACTTAAAGAATTTGTCCTGTTTTATATATAGTTTATTGAAACTAGAACATCATGTGATCATATTTTGTGTTGCTTGTTATGTACTAATTTCATCTCTAGGGACCGCCATGGGCACAAATCTGACCTCCAGGATTTTAAAAGCAGGTGACATCAATCCATTTCATATCTCTTGACTTAAACTATATTTTTAAAACCATATAAAATTCTTTATTAAAACTAGAACATCATGTGATCATGTCGTGTGTTGCATGTCATGTGTGAATTTAATCTGTAGGAACCGCCATGGGCACAACTGTGACCTCTAAGACGTACACATTTCAATAAACATGTACAAGTTAACAAACTACAAATAAGTTTGTGTTTACGCCGTTTTCACCACGGTTTAGGAAAGCTGTGCCTGTTTTGCTGCTATTCTAAGCAAAACAAAAGTAAGATATTCCCCGGCTGTTGAAGAAAACTTTGTGATATGGAGATCTTAAGCTGaaagcagacaaaaaaaaaacttttagaAACTCCTTTTTATTGAAAGcaaaagttaaaaaacaaacaaaaaaaagaaaaattcaagtAAAaggatgtaaaaaaacaaaaaacaaagaaatTAAACATCAGCAGCAATGGGGGAAAAAACCCCTGAACAGTGCAATAATGATAGAGAACCACAGATCGCCTTCTTTTTGGATTAGCCAATCAGAAGGCTGGAATGTCATGTGATGCAAAGTTTAAACATTTTATGCTTCACTTGTAATGTATGGATCCTGAGTAACAGTTTcttctccagtcacatccaaactGACAGAGGCATCCGAAACAGACCAATCGAATGgtggatgcagctctggatgtgattggaGCATAAGACATCAAAATTAGACATATCGATTACGGCATTAAAAGTTTCTGAATTCAAAAGGCAGCAAGTCTTAAAGTCCACTGATCAATGTATACGGAGATGGCCAACCCCTACCAACCAATCAGCTTTCATTTTCTAGTATAAACTGAATTCTGATTGGTTGCTTTAATCGGAAAATTAAAGGCAGAAATCTGCAGGCTGTTACTGGCGACCAGGACTGTATGGCACTAGACTCCATGTGCGTAACTACCGCGGCCAAGAAGGCAGAATTCCTGGAGCATGAAACCTGAGGAAAGGGAAAAGTAATGGATGGAGCGGCCTCTTGTGCGTCTGCAGATGACTGAACCGCTCCTTATAATTGTGCCGTCCGGATTGCAGGTCCCTGAATTGGCGCAACCAGACACTGGGTATTGCGGTGTGAACGTCAGTATGTGCAAATCATGGGAGCAGGCGTCCATCTCCCGGCCCCTAGTTAATGGGCTCATAGGTGGAGTAAACTCTCTTCTTAAAGGAGATCACGATGGCTCCAACTATCAACAGCAGCAGCGGAGTCCCCAGCGCCACCGCCATGATACAGATCACCAGGGTGGAGAAAGAGTCACGAGGGGGGACGCCGTATCCCACCAGAGCCGACCTACAACCAGAAATACAGCCGTAATAAGCTGGTTACATAGATCAAAAAGAAGGGGGAAAGCGGAGGCAGAGGCGGGGAGGGGAAAGGGGAGGCAGAGGcggggagggggaaggggaggcagAGGCGGGGGAGGGGAAAGGGGAGGCAGAGGCGGGGAGGGGAAAGGGGAGGCAGAGGCGGGGAGGGGAAAGGGGAGGCAGAGGcggggagggggaaggggaggcagaggcggggagggggaaggggaggcagaggcggggagggggaaggggaggcagaggcggggagggggaaggggaggcagaggcggggagggggaaggggaggcagAGGCGGGGAGGGGAAAGGGGAGGCAGAGGCGGGGAGGGGAAAGGGGAGGCAGAGGcggggagggggaaggggaggcagaggcggggagggggaaggggaggcagaggcggggagggggaaggggaggcagaggcggggaggggggaaggggaggcagaggcggggagggggaaggggaggcagAGGCGGGGAGGGGAAAGGGGAGGCAGAGGCGGGGAGGGGAAAGGGGAGGCAGAGGCGGGGAGGGGAAAGGGGAGGCAGAGGCGGGGAGGGGAAAGGGGAGGCAGAGGCGGGGAGGGGAAAGGGGAGGCAGAGGCGGGGAGGGGAAAGGGGAGGCAGAGGCGGGGAGGGGAAAGGGGAGGCAGAGGcggggagggggaaggggagggggaaggggaggcaggatgcagggaaagaaagcggaaggaaggaaaGACAGAGGGGAAAGAAGGAAGGACACCTAGAGTGGAGAGGGGAAACGAGAATACATAGAGCATGGGGAGGGAGGTTCTACAACACAGAGTGGAAGGGAGGGAAGTAAAAGCCAGAGTGCCTAAGGGGGTAAAAAGGACACAGAGAGCAGAAGAGGGGAGGAAGGCGGGAGACAGAGaggagggggaaggaaggacatcaagcggaaagggggggggggagaagagggcaaGAAAGAACACAAGACAGAGTGGGACGGGGAAGAAGATCATGGCGCGTGGGTGAGGAAGGAAGGACACAAAGTGGaagagggggtgggggaggggagaaACCAGGACGCAGAGAGACTACAGAAGGGGGGaacagaggggaggaggggggataCAAAGAATGTAGGATGTGACGTGGGAAGGCAGAGAAGACAGgatgcagagactgggggagggggAAAAGGCAAGATGCAAAGACAATGAAAAAACGAGGTGAgcgggaggggggggaggagaaggacACAGGAGAGGGGAGAAGGCAGGACGCAGAGACTAGAGGAGGAGAGCAGGGGGAAGGGGCGCAGAATGAAGGAGTGGGGAGCAGGACACAGGCAGGGGGAAGGCAGGGCGCCAATACTTTGGGTAGACTCACCATCCCAGGAACATGTTTTTATCATAGAAGTCTCCTTCTGCGATCCCGAAGGACATGTTCAGAGCCTCCATGTTGTAGTGGTCGAGCAGCTGCTCTCCGTAGAAGGCCTGGATAATATGGGGGACGCCCAGGGTCTGGTTCACGTCCTGAGGGTCGTACACAACACATGGCAGCGAGTCTGACCTGGTGCCGTTCACTGACCCGTACGCCACAGACTTCCATTGGAAATAGCCCTGGGCATGGCTGGCATTGGGAGAGTCGGGCACCAGCTCCATCATCTGGGGAGAGGCAGAGGACCATACATTACAGCGGGCCGAGGTCTGCCCGGCCTCACCAGCTTTCTACCTTAGGATTAGTGAGGCCAGCGCTTCATACCTCAAAGATGGTGGGGGTGTACTCATCATCGATGGAGCGGACAGAGCGCACCTTCTTGTGTCCAGACTTCTTTTCCAGTGTGACCATCTCTAGAGCAAATCTGGACTGGTTTCCGCGGGGCTGGACCCCTGAGATGATGAACTCCAGCTTTGTGCAGTTGGCGGTGTGCAGGAGCCGCGGGGCGGAGGTGTCCCGTCCGGGTCTGTCGTACGCAGAAACCTGAGAGGATGGGTGACAGATATTAggactcttaaagggccagtgcctgACGCGCGCAGTATGGATGTAGCCGCCGTATCCAGACTCACCCTGAAGCTGACACTTCCATTTCTGAAGCTCCCGGTGGGATCCGATGCGTCGGCCCCGGACAGGCggaaggagagggaggaggaaTTGAGGGTGTTGTTGGCGTTCTCCCAGACAAAGCCGGACAGGTTGTAGGCGGGGTAGAAATACCGCTCTGCAGAGCCCGAGAAGTTGGCCGTGTTGTTTACGTCGTTATACTCGAATATCTGGGGAGAGAAGCCGATCATGTGATCAGGCAAAGCATCATGGGAAATTACTGAGGTTCAGAATATCCCCGCCACATACCCTGGTGAAGGAGAGGGCGGTGGAGTACAGCACGCTGGACGCTGGCTCTATGGCGATGGCTCCGGAGGGGTCCGGGGAGAGCAGCCGGCTCCAGTCGATCCGCAGCTCGCTGTGCTCGCTCTCCGTGTACACCAGCAGGACGCTGGGGGCCCCGATGCTGCTCCAGACGTAGT from Anomaloglossus baeobatrachus isolate aAnoBae1 chromosome 12, aAnoBae1.hap1, whole genome shotgun sequence includes the following:
- the GLMP gene encoding glycosylated lysosomal membrane protein → MRAAVWLQLLLAVVAALGAPEDEETRQIYLQYNPGFPNASVNLVHTRAVGNGSTIHYVWSSIGAPSVLLVYTESEHSELRIDWSRLLSPDPSGAIAIEPASSVLYSTALSFTRIFEYNDVNNTANFSGSAERYFYPAYNLSGFVWENANNTLNSSSLSFRLSGADASDPTGSFRNGSVSFRVSAYDRPGRDTSAPRLLHTANCTKLEFIISGVQPRGNQSRFALEMVTLEKKSGHKKVRSVRSIDDEYTPTIFEMMELVPDSPNASHAQGYFQWKSVAYGSVNGTRSDSLPCVVYDPQDVNQTLGVPHIIQAFYGEQLLDHYNMEALNMSFGIAEGDFYDKNMFLGWSALVGYGVPPRDSFSTLVICIMAVALGTPLLLLIVGAIVISFKKRVYSTYEPIN